The following proteins are co-located in the Silene latifolia isolate original U9 population chromosome 1, ASM4854445v1, whole genome shotgun sequence genome:
- the LOC141601598 gene encoding protein MIZU-KUSSEI 1, producing MKTTTTPTNMSKANFPWSSSRRIQDEPNPQKTEENRAKQGSFKDINSSTDTKLEESKSLVSRRRKKLQQIAVSRIRSVLTALHINKASSSSSGFHHLGSCPKIVGTLFGYRKGHVHFVFQRDHNSTPVFFIELATPITSLVNEMAFGLVRIALECDKQESSVDDNNNNNNNNSSSKKAKRKRLLEEQIWRTYCNGKKCGFATKREIGPNEAKILKAVEPISMGAGVLPGFNGSGSGTDGELMYMRAQFERVVGSRDSEAFYMVNPDCHGAPELSIYLLRV from the coding sequence ATGAAGACAACAACAACACCTACTAACATGTCTAAGGCCAATTTCCCTTGGTCATCCTCTAGGAGAATACAAGATGAACCAAACCCACAAAAAACAGAGGAAAACAGAGCAAAACAAGGTAGTTTTAAGGACATTAATTCATCTACTGACACTAAACTTGAGGAGTCTAAGAGTTTAGTCTCAAGAAGGAGAAAGAAACTACAACAAATCGCGGTGTCGAGGATTAGGTCAGTGTTAACTGCCTTACACATTAACAAAGCCTCTTCCTCCTCATCAGGTTTTCATCATTTGGGTTCATGTCCTAAGATTGTAGGTACCCTTTTCGGATATCGAAAAGGGCATGTACATTTTGTGTTTCAAAGGGATCATAACTCAACTCCAGTGTTCTTCATTGAGCTAGCTACACCAATTACTAGTCTAGTGAATGAAATGGCATTTGGGTTGGTTAGAATTGCACTCGAATGCGATAAGCAAGAATCGTCAGTCGacgataataacaacaacaacaataacaatagtaGTAGCAAGAAGGCGAAAAGGAAGAGGTTGTTGGAGGAGCAAATATGGAGGACATATTGTAACGGTAAAAAATGTGGGTTTGCAACGAAAAGAGAAATTGGGCCAAATGAGGCTAAAATATTGAAGGCAGTTGAGCCCATTTCAATGGGAGCAGGTGTTCTTCCTGGATTTAACGGGTCCGGGTCGGGTACGGATGGCGAACTCATGTACATGAGGGCTCAATTTGAGAGGGTTGTTGGGTCTAGAGATTCCGAGGCTTTCTACATGGTTAACCCTGATTGTCATGGTGCACCTGAACTAAGCATTTACTTACTaagagtttga